The Schistocerca nitens isolate TAMUIC-IGC-003100 chromosome 2, iqSchNite1.1, whole genome shotgun sequence nucleotide sequence TATTACAGTTCAACTTGGGTTCTCAATCTTTTCTGAATAAAAAACGAACGACGAGCAACTAATACTCCTCCTGCTTGCCGAaaggcatgtacagggtgtttcaaaaatgaccggtatatttgaaacggcaataaaaactaaacgagcagcgatagaaatacaccgtttgttgcaatatgcttgggacaacagtacattttcaggcagacaaactttcgaaattacagtagttacaattttcaacaacagatggcgctgcggtctgggaaacactatagtacgatattttccacatatccaccatgcgtagcaataatatggcgtagtctctgaatgaaattacccgaaacctttgacaacgtgtctggcggaatggcttcacatgcagatgagatgtactgcttcagctgttcaattgtttctggattctggcggtacacctggtctttcaagtgtccccacagaaagaagtcacaggggttcatgtctggtgaatagggaggccaatccacgccgcctcctgtatgtttcggatagcccaaagcaatcacacgatcatcgaaatattcattcaggaaattagacatcggccatgcgatgtggccgggcaccatcttgcataaaccacgaggtgttcgcagtgtcgtctaaggcagtttgtaccgccacaaattcacgaagaatgtccagatagcgtgatgcagtaatcgtttcggatctgaaaaatgggccaatgattcctttggaagaaatggcggcccagaccagtactttttgaggatgcagggacgatgggactgcaacatggggcttttcggttccccatatgcgccagttctgtttattgacgaagccgtccaggtaaaaataagcttcgtcagtaaaccaaatgctgcccacatgcatatcgccgtcatcaatcctgtgcactatatcgttagcgaatgtgtctcgtgcagcaatggtagcggcgctgaggggttgccgcgtttgaatggtgtaaactctggcgcatgagacgatacgtggacgtttgcgtcatttggaccgcagctgcaacacggcgaacggaaacccgaggccgctgttggatcacctgctgcaatagctgcgcgttgccctctgtggttgccgtacgcggacgccctacctttccagcacgttcatccgtcacgttcccagtccgttgaaatttttcaaacagatcctttattgtatcgcttttcggtcctttggttacattaaacctccgttgaaaacttccgtcttgttgcaacaacactgtgttctaggcggtggaattccaacaccagaaaaatcctctgttctaaggaataaaccatgttgtctacagcacacttgcacgttgtgaacagcacacgcttacagcagaaaggcgacgtacagaatggcgcacccacagactgcgttgtcttctatatctttcacatcacttgcagcgccatctgttgttgaaaattgtaactactgtaatttcgaaagtttgtccgcctgaaaatgtactgttgtcccaagcatattgcaacaaacggtgtatttctatcgctgctcgtttagtttttattgccgtttcaaatataccggtcatttttgaaacaccctgtatgtggcaaGGCCACAAGCTAGAAAGTAGAAGTTAACTGagggattccaactatgtcgttatttaactgcagcccctcggagtattcggtattcgctagctaaaaataacttggcagttattaataaccgttaacgataacggttactccagaataaccgtttggcccacctctaagaTAGTTGAAGCTACGCTTAACGCTAGTTCATTTGTTACCTCACAAAATACTCTCTAGCGGAATGACAACATTCCGCGCGGAAATTTCAGTTCATAAAAATTCTGTCTAAAGAAACCATTTGGGTGTATGTTTTTGTTCACttataataatttaaaacgtcTCCCAGGATACTTATTATACTAATTTAGCCGCAATGATATTGTTTGAAACTTTGAATAGTAAATTCGGTACGATAAGGTGCATCTGTGGAATACAGGATATCTCTGGGAGTGGTGTTTATAAACAAAATCCTAAGTTTGTTGAACTGTTGCGTAAACGGCAAGAAACAAGGAAGATTTTATTTTAAAGTACTGTTTGAGTTaactaaaaaaaactaaaatgtTTCGGGAAGAACTGGATCAAGATAGTGGTTACAGCATTGTACTTTTCCTCGTGGAGAATGTGCGAAATACGCCGGAACTCAGGAAGCTGGTGATTAGTGGTGATTTGGAGTGTTGTATCGTAAAACCAAGTTTAATTGTAAATCCGTTTCAAGTGGTGGTTGCCGCAAACAAGGCAGTGATATCAATGGGGCGCGGTAAAATGAGTACGAGGAACATATATACCGAAATTTTGTATAACTTATCGCCAACTAAGCAGATTTCCCAGTCGCTAATAAAATTTGGGATAGATGATAAAGAAGATCGTATTCTTGTTTGTGTTTTGGAGAAATGCGGTGAAAAGAAAGCGGAGAAGGTGTTGGAAAAAATTCAAGGCGATGAATGCCCTATATACCAACTAAGCAAATTTACGGATGAAATGCTTGTCAAGAAAACGTACAAAATCAACGACAGTGAATGCTATTCATCTAATATTTTAGACTCCGTTGTCAGTCGAATTTCTACTAAGGAAATAGTTGTATGATAGTTTCATTACAAATCATGCTGTAGGTCTACTTATTCTTATAcgtcagagagattgttttataTCAGATATTTGTATATCAGTTTGAGTGGATACGTAATATGGTGAACCAAGTCGACAATCTCATGTTGATACAATGGATTTACAGTTTGCTTAGGAAAGATGAATCCAAAAATGTAAAAAGTGATTAATGCACTTCTTATGAATTTCAACGTTTTATGTTGAAAGCTCTTTTATGCATGCATGGCAGTTATTGATTCTTGGGTTTCAGATGAATTATTTCCATATAGTGTAAAGCCATAcaggcaaaaattaaaaaattattgactGGCTATAAAAAAGTTATCACGAAAAATCAGATGTAATTAAGCTAGGCGAATATTGTATCATCATAACTAATGCAAAAGTTATGATGAAGGCTCTTGTTGAAATATTCAGTATGACCAGTGTAGAAAAGATTCTTCTCTAAGACAATATTTAAGCAGCGTGTGATGTCTCTAATAGGCACAGAGTTGGGCATTTGACACACAAGCACTACTGGAGTTTAAAGGATACAATTTACAAAATTACCATTCAATAAGgactaataatgaaaataataagagTACGAACTTTTTGTAGAATTTGTTTGCTGTGGCTTTACTTTGAGCAATTTGACACTATATACATTGTGATCTGGAGTTGATTAATGGTAAGCAGGAGAAATGGTTCACTTACATAAACAGTTTTGTCTGAAATTATAATCAGATGATAAAAATTTAAGGTTTTGCCTTCATATTACTATTACTGGTTTACATAAATGAACACAATTACAGCAGTTTGTCCGTATAAGTCACAGTGCCATGCAAACAATCTGGCTTTTCACAAAATGATATTTTGTCATAAGCTAAAGTATTTGATTAATGAACGGTCTTTGTTATCTGCAAATATCTCTCACAGAAAAATGCTTGAGATGTGTTTTTCAGTGGAACAGCTCACTGCCTTTGTAATGTAAAAATTTCTCTGTCACCAATTGATAGTGTGTTTTTATGTGCAAGAACTACTAAAGCTTTTGTAGATATTGCCAAAGTCGGTAGATGTTTCAATGCAacttaaagaagaaaatataaaatgtgatATATACACAGTAAGAGATGTTTCCAATAAGATTTGTCTCTTGCTAGAATGATACAGAAACAACAGAAGAGTATATATTGAGAGTGTAAAATAATTCACAGGTATAACAAAACAGATGCTATGGCTTACATTCAGTTTCACTAACCTGGCCCAATTGTGCTATAAAATGGAAATAATACAATAAAGAGCTGTAACTTTCatcaaataaaatgcaaaaataacAGGCATTTTGGCCACGTTGCAATGCCTGTCCTTAGGGACAAACATCAATTATTGTACATGGTGACGCATCAGCACACCTGAAGGTTGACGAGGAATGGAagtagacatttaaaaaaaaaaacctggtaaTAAATGTTAGTTTTGTATGAAGT carries:
- the LOC126235811 gene encoding EKC/KEOPS complex subunit TPRKB-like produces the protein MFREELDQDSGYSIVLFLVENVRNTPELRKLVISGDLECCIVKPSLIVNPFQVVVAANKAVISMGRGKMSTRNIYTEILYNLSPTKQISQSLIKFGIDDKEDRILVCVLEKCGEKKAEKVLEKIQGDECPIYQLSKFTDEMLVKKTYKINDSECYSSNILDSVVSRISTKEIVV